The following is a genomic window from Candidatus Bathyarchaeota archaeon.
CCCCAAAAAGTACGGTGTTTGAGACAACATGAACTATTGAAAACCAAACCCCGGCAATTAACACAGCGATAATTGGGAGATTAAAGAGTATGGCGTATCCCGCATTTGTAATTATGTCATAAATTAATGTGAGGAAAGCAGCTAAACATGCACTTTCGAAATTCAAAGATTCCGAAACGCTAAAATTTCCACCGAGCGTTTTACGATAAAACCCTCCTGCAAATCCCATTAACGCCATGCCCAACATCTGAAAGGGCATTATTATTCCAGCAAAACCCCATGGAGACAGAAAACCATTAATGAACATGGTTAACGCTCCAAGCAAAGCGCCAAATAACGCTCCAAATAGAAAACCAGTTAAAAAACAAATAAGAGAAGTGAATTCGACGTTAGGCGGTCTCGGAGTTAGTTGAATTCCAACACACAGAGCAGCCATTACTGTAAGTGTTGCGATACGTCTACATTTCATAAGCCACCACCTGCCATGTAAAAAAGAGAATAGGTTATCGAAGCAGAGGAGGTCGTCCTCCTCCACCTACGACTTGACAGACCACTTTAATTTCGACTATATCGCTCCTTACAAATCCCTCTTTTTCAGCCCAAACTGATGAATCCTTGTGGACGGTAATTACGGCACAGCCCGCCGCGTTTGTGCTATAAAGTCTGCCCATGAAATGAACTGTCGCATTTTCTATAGGGCACCACTCAGAGCTGGTATCGTTAAAGTATTCGACAAATACTGTTATTTTCTCTCCAACACACACTTCAGTTTTGTCAACGGTTACTCGGAGAGGCAGATAAGTCCATTCTCCATAGTAGAATAGCAATTCTTCATGGGGTGGACTGGGTGGCGATGTGACATTTAGAATGAAGTTGTCTGCTCCAACCCAGGGCATGATGTAGTTTACACGATACATCCATCCCTTTGATCCGGCTGCTGACTCTCCTGCAACTGAATATAAGTATAGGCCCCAAGCTTTTTGCTGAACTTTGTAGTTGAAGCCGCCGATTTCAGCCGCTTTATCTAAGGCACCTAAAGCTGTCGGTTCAGTGAAGTAATGCTGTGTGCCGTTATCATCGATTATAATCGAGGCCGCCACAAACACGCTTCCCCTCCATATAGTTCTCTCGCTTCCTTCAATCCTCAAATAAATAGATAACCCGTTAACCGGGTATTGTCTCTGGCATAATGCAACTATGGCGTAGGATGTCATGAGAGCCTTGTTAACCCATGAAGGATCAGAACTTGTCCAATTGAAGGATCCAT
Proteins encoded in this region:
- a CDS encoding ECF transporter S component produces the protein MKCRRIATLTVMAALCVGIQLTPRPPNVEFTSLICFLTGFLFGALFGALLGALTMFINGFLSPWGFAGIIMPFQMLGMALMGFAGGFYRKTLGGNFSVSESLNFESACLAAFLTLIYDIITNAGYAILFNLPIIAVLIAGVWFSIVHVVSNTVLFGAAFHRLVKIVGSLVGESL